The Ornithinimicrobium faecis genome includes a window with the following:
- a CDS encoding fumarate reductase/succinate dehydrogenase flavoprotein subunit, whose amino-acid sequence MTAPLIEGLYREGEPIADTAAPKVPIETMWTQRKFDAQLVNPTNRRKLDVIIVGTGLAGASAGATLGEAGYNVKSFCYQDSPRRAHSIAAQGGINAAKNYKGDGDSIYRLFYDTTKGGDYRSRETNTYRLAEVSADIIDQCVAQGVPFAREYGGLLDNRSFGGVQVSRTFYARGQTGQQLLIGAYQALERQIGAGTVKMYARHEMLELIVVDGKARGIIARDMVSGEIQTHLADAVVLATGGYGNVYFLSTNAMGCNVTASWRAHRKGAYFANPCYTQIHPTCIPVSGDHQSKLTLMSESLRNDGRIWVPKRREDCEKDPREIPEEDRDYYLERLYPSFGNLVPRDIASRQAKNMCDEGRGVGPKVGDFRRGVYLDFKEAIGRLGEDAVRAKYGNLFDMYKQITGEDPYQVPMRIYPAVHYTMGGLWVDYDLQATIPGLFVAGEANFSDHGANRLGASALMQGLADGYFVLPNTIRDYLASGPYEPIDEQHPAVVEAQDAVEGRIATLLGINGDRTVDSFHKELGHIMWEYCGMERTEEGLRKAIDLIRSLREEFWRNVRVLGAADTLNQSLEKAGRVADFLELGELMCIDALHRRESCGGHFRAESQTEDGEALRHDDEFLYVGAWAWGGDNSEPILHKELLEYEAIELKQRSYK is encoded by the coding sequence ATGACCGCACCCCTGATCGAGGGTCTCTACCGCGAGGGCGAGCCGATCGCCGACACGGCGGCTCCCAAGGTGCCGATCGAGACGATGTGGACCCAGCGGAAGTTTGACGCCCAGCTGGTGAACCCGACCAACCGGCGCAAGCTCGACGTGATCATCGTCGGCACCGGCCTGGCCGGCGCCTCCGCGGGGGCGACCCTGGGCGAGGCCGGCTACAACGTGAAGTCGTTCTGTTATCAGGACAGCCCGCGCCGCGCGCACTCGATCGCGGCCCAGGGCGGCATCAACGCCGCCAAGAACTACAAGGGCGACGGCGACTCGATCTACCGGCTGTTCTATGACACGACCAAGGGCGGGGACTACCGCTCGCGTGAGACCAACACCTACCGGTTGGCCGAGGTCAGCGCCGACATCATCGACCAGTGCGTCGCCCAGGGTGTGCCCTTCGCCCGTGAGTACGGCGGTCTGCTGGACAACCGGTCCTTCGGTGGCGTGCAGGTCTCGCGCACCTTCTATGCCCGCGGTCAGACCGGCCAGCAACTGCTGATCGGTGCCTACCAGGCCCTCGAGCGCCAGATCGGCGCCGGCACGGTCAAGATGTATGCCCGTCACGAGATGTTGGAACTGATCGTCGTCGACGGCAAGGCCCGCGGCATCATCGCCCGCGACATGGTGTCCGGTGAGATCCAGACCCACCTGGCCGACGCGGTTGTGCTCGCCACCGGTGGCTACGGCAACGTCTACTTCCTGTCGACCAACGCGATGGGGTGCAACGTCACCGCCTCGTGGCGTGCGCACCGCAAGGGTGCCTACTTCGCCAACCCGTGCTACACGCAGATCCACCCGACGTGCATCCCCGTCTCCGGTGACCACCAGTCCAAGCTGACCCTGATGTCGGAGTCGCTGCGCAATGACGGGCGCATCTGGGTGCCCAAGCGGCGCGAGGACTGCGAGAAGGACCCCCGCGAGATCCCCGAGGAGGACCGCGACTACTACCTGGAGCGGCTCTACCCCTCCTTCGGCAACCTGGTGCCCCGCGACATCGCCTCCCGGCAGGCCAAGAACATGTGTGACGAGGGCCGCGGTGTCGGCCCCAAGGTCGGCGACTTCCGCCGCGGTGTCTACCTGGACTTCAAGGAAGCCATCGGACGCCTCGGCGAGGACGCCGTGCGCGCCAAGTACGGCAACCTGTTCGACATGTACAAGCAGATCACCGGCGAGGACCCCTACCAGGTGCCGATGCGCATCTACCCGGCGGTCCACTACACGATGGGCGGGCTCTGGGTCGACTACGACCTGCAGGCCACCATCCCGGGACTGTTCGTCGCCGGCGAGGCCAACTTCTCCGACCACGGTGCCAACCGCCTCGGTGCCTCGGCCTTGATGCAGGGTCTGGCCGACGGCTACTTCGTGCTGCCCAACACGATCCGTGACTACCTCGCCAGCGGCCCCTACGAGCCGATCGACGAGCAGCACCCGGCCGTGGTCGAGGCGCAGGACGCCGTCGAGGGCCGCATCGCGACCCTGCTCGGCATCAACGGCGATCGCACGGTCGACTCCTTCCACAAGGAGCTCGGGCACATCATGTGGGAATACTGCGGCATGGAGCGCACCGAGGAGGGCCTGCGCAAGGCGATTGACCTGATCCGGTCTCTGCGCGAGGAGTTCTGGCGCAACGTGCGCGTGCTCGGCGCCGCCGACACGCTCAACCAGTCGCTGGAGAAGGCCGGCCGCGTCGCCGACTTCCTCGAGCTCGGTGAGCTCATGTGCATCGACGCGCTGCACCGCCGCGAGTCCTGTGGTGGTCACTTCCGCGCGGAGAGCCAGACCGAGGACGGCGAGGCGCTGCGGCACGACGACGAGTT
- a CDS encoding GNAT family N-acetyltransferase, whose amino-acid sequence MATTDPVPKDSVPNDFVPAGFEPPRSLTTDRFRLEPLGPQHNEADRAAWMSSVEHIRATPGYPDGSWPRPEGMSLEDNLKDLTRHEAHFEAAKGFTFTVLDPRDNDVIGCVYLYPTKEEGHDVSVQSWVRASHADLDGPLADALVAWIDADWPWERPYRYGR is encoded by the coding sequence ATGGCCACCACCGACCCCGTGCCCAAGGACTCTGTGCCCAACGACTTCGTGCCCGCGGGATTTGAGCCCCCGCGCTCGCTGACCACCGACCGCTTCCGCCTCGAGCCTCTCGGCCCGCAGCACAACGAGGCCGACCGGGCCGCGTGGATGAGCAGCGTCGAGCACATCCGGGCCACACCGGGCTATCCGGACGGCAGCTGGCCGCGCCCCGAGGGGATGTCACTGGAGGACAACCTCAAGGACCTGACGCGTCACGAGGCCCATTTCGAGGCCGCCAAGGGGTTCACCTTCACGGTGCTCGACCCGCGCGACAACGACGTCATCGGGTGCGTCTACCTCTATCCGACCAAGGAGGAGGGCCACGACGTCAGCGTCCAGTCCTGGGTCCGGGCCAGCCACGCCGACCTCGATGGGCCGCTCGCGGACGCCCTGGTCGCCTGGATCGACGCCGACTGGCCGTGGGAGCGTCCCTACCGCTACGGCCGGTGA
- a CDS encoding PH domain-containing protein → MSTATGDPALRDPARKVSRSAIGYWTTTALIWEGIFLAILAVVYFVVLPDRWWWATVILALAVVMALVEILIVPRFKFAVHRWEVTETAIYTRSGWLNVEQRIAPLSRVQTVDSEQGAIQRMFGLASITVTTASSAGAIEINCLDQDEARRVVADLTEITGRDEGDAT, encoded by the coding sequence ATGAGCACGGCCACGGGCGACCCCGCCCTCCGCGACCCGGCCCGCAAGGTCTCCCGGAGCGCCATCGGCTATTGGACGACCACCGCGCTGATCTGGGAGGGCATCTTCCTGGCGATCCTCGCGGTCGTCTATTTCGTCGTGCTCCCCGACCGGTGGTGGTGGGCCACGGTGATCCTGGCGCTCGCCGTCGTGATGGCCCTGGTCGAGATCCTGATCGTGCCGCGGTTCAAGTTCGCTGTGCACCGCTGGGAGGTCACCGAGACCGCGATCTACACCCGATCGGGCTGGCTCAACGTCGAGCAGCGCATCGCGCCGCTGTCGCGGGTGCAGACCGTCGACTCCGAGCAGGGCGCAATCCAGCGGATGTTCGGCCTGGCCTCCATCACGGTGACCACGGCGTCCTCGGCCGGAGCGATCGAGATCAACTGCCTGGACCAGGACGAGGCCCGCCGCGTGGTGGCCGACCTGACCGAGATCACCGGCCGCGACGAGGGTGACGCAACGTGA
- a CDS encoding DNA-3-methyladenine glycosylase family protein, which yields MDQVELPAVGGLEAGAVLTTLVNHATPGSESVTLEPRAGNVADNATGTHRRLLTLGGAPTAITVLIHPGGVTLRAPAPVLDEATDVVTWWFDLTTDPGPVAARLSLDPRLAPLVSQRPALRPLRHPAGFEAAIDTVVGQQVTLSSARLFGERLRAAYSPGAVEGLRIFPSADTLVRAPLEELRAAVGLTTSRARTVQAVAQLFADGFHLTPEADPTSARAHLLGVPGVGPWTVEYLALRALGDPDAFPSSDAVVRRALDGAPAPQAQREAETWRPHRAWATAHLWAGQTVG from the coding sequence ATGGACCAGGTGGAGTTGCCAGCCGTCGGCGGGCTGGAGGCAGGGGCGGTCCTGACGACCCTGGTCAACCACGCGACACCCGGCAGCGAGTCGGTGACGCTCGAGCCGCGCGCCGGCAACGTCGCCGACAACGCGACCGGCACCCACCGGCGTCTGCTGACCCTTGGCGGTGCACCAACCGCCATCACCGTGCTCATCCACCCCGGCGGGGTCACCCTCCGGGCGCCGGCTCCGGTCCTCGACGAGGCGACCGACGTCGTCACCTGGTGGTTCGATCTGACCACCGACCCAGGACCCGTGGCCGCCCGCCTGTCGCTCGACCCACGCCTGGCCCCACTGGTCAGCCAGCGCCCCGCCCTGCGACCACTGCGTCACCCGGCCGGTTTCGAGGCGGCGATCGACACCGTCGTTGGTCAACAGGTGACCCTCTCCTCTGCCAGGCTGTTCGGAGAACGGTTGCGGGCGGCATACTCCCCCGGCGCTGTGGAGGGCCTGCGGATCTTCCCCTCCGCCGACACCCTGGTGCGGGCACCACTGGAGGAGTTGCGCGCCGCAGTCGGGCTGACCACCTCGCGGGCGCGGACGGTCCAGGCGGTCGCCCAGTTGTTCGCCGACGGGTTCCACCTCACCCCTGAGGCCGACCCGACCAGCGCACGGGCGCACCTCCTGGGCGTGCCCGGCGTCGGCCCGTGGACGGTGGAATACCTCGCGCTGCGCGCCCTGGGTGACCCAGACGCCTTCCCGTCCTCCGACGCCGTGGTGCGCCGTGCCCTCGACGGTGCCCCGGCCCCGCAGGCCCAGCGGGAGGCGGAGACGTGGCGACCCCACCGCGCCTGGGCCACAGCGCACCTGTGGGCCGGTCAGACGGTGGGCTGA
- a CDS encoding pyridoxamine 5'-phosphate oxidase family protein — translation MASPEPRDAATRKADSLTLLTTEAIDAWVATASTDGAPHLVPLSLLWRDDSAVIALPESSVTARNIVATGRARLGVGPTRDVVLVDVVLDSAVGVETDEDLADAYAAQADWDPRGAEGYVYLILRPERVQAWREANEMVGRTLMREGAWLV, via the coding sequence ATGGCTTCCCCCGAGCCGCGTGACGCGGCCACCCGCAAGGCGGACTCCCTGACCCTGCTCACGACCGAGGCAATCGACGCCTGGGTGGCGACGGCTTCGACGGACGGCGCGCCGCACCTGGTCCCGCTCTCCCTGCTGTGGCGGGACGACTCGGCGGTGATCGCGCTGCCGGAGTCCTCCGTGACGGCTCGCAACATCGTCGCGACGGGACGAGCCAGACTCGGCGTCGGACCGACCCGTGACGTGGTGCTGGTCGATGTCGTCCTGGACAGCGCGGTCGGGGTGGAGACGGACGAGGATCTGGCCGATGCCTATGCGGCGCAGGCTGACTGGGATCCACGCGGCGCGGAGGGTTACGTCTACCTGATTCTGCGACCCGAGCGGGTGCAGGCCTGGCGCGAGGCCAACGAGATGGTCGGTCGCACGCTGATGCGCGAGGGCGCCTGGCTGGTCTGA
- a CDS encoding tetratricopeptide repeat protein, translated as MAEDLTQTYDRATFLFENKEFAKAAELFARLVEEEPDHLESRMWLARSYYHSAQLGRAEEVLVVVVGRWPSEAYAHLLLARTLQRAGRAEEGRQHLLLAEAMGLTQ; from the coding sequence ATGGCCGAGGACCTCACGCAGACCTATGACCGGGCCACCTTCCTGTTCGAGAACAAGGAGTTCGCCAAGGCCGCCGAGCTGTTCGCGCGACTGGTCGAGGAGGAGCCGGACCATCTCGAGTCCCGGATGTGGCTGGCCCGCTCCTACTACCACTCCGCCCAGCTCGGCCGGGCGGAGGAGGTGCTCGTCGTGGTCGTCGGACGCTGGCCGAGCGAGGCCTATGCCCACCTGCTGCTGGCCCGGACCCTGCAACGTGCCGGCCGGGCCGAGGAGGGCCGCCAGCACCTGCTGCTCGCTGAGGCGATGGGCCTGACGCAGTAG
- a CDS encoding dolichyl-phosphate-mannose--protein mannosyltransferase, whose translation MTEPTGGPTRLRARLLGPSVSARSAAWAWWGPLIVMVLGGVIRLINLGHPSSLIFDETYYVKQGWSLIKFGTEMEVRDGLEEPDVLFTAGNPDVFGDTPDMVVHPPVGKWMIGLGEWMFGVDNAFSWRIIAAVVGTLSILMVGRAAWRMFHNPLLATAAATLLAADGHHFVHSRTGLLDIFVMFWALAAFCLLLIDREDGRKRLAARVNALAPTPGSMQWGPGLGIRWWRVAAGVSLGLCIGTKWSGLFFLAAFGLMTVWWDMGARRAAGAQKWFIGSAVRDGIPAFLQTVPVALVTYLVSWVGWFGTDHGYKRQWAADNPALGLASLVPDPLRSLWAYHQEIMTFHVGLHNEHAWSSNPWSWIVQGRPTLFYSRWPKLGEDGCGAADCVTYIASLGNLFIWWGATLGLLVVAFMWLIGRDWRAGAALSGLIAGWLPWFMYQTRTIYSFYAVAFVPWLVLIVTYCLSLALGRAEDPLIRRRWGAAIVILYVTAAVALFVWYYPVYTASTIPRDQWELRMWFDFWT comes from the coding sequence GTGACCGAACCGACCGGGGGGCCGACCCGCCTGCGCGCGCGCCTGCTCGGACCGTCGGTGAGTGCCCGGTCCGCGGCCTGGGCGTGGTGGGGGCCGCTGATCGTGATGGTGCTCGGGGGCGTCATCCGACTCATCAACCTGGGGCACCCCTCCTCGCTGATCTTCGACGAGACCTACTACGTCAAGCAGGGCTGGTCCCTCATCAAGTTCGGCACCGAGATGGAGGTGCGCGACGGGCTGGAGGAGCCCGACGTCCTGTTCACCGCCGGCAACCCCGACGTCTTCGGCGACACCCCCGACATGGTGGTGCACCCGCCCGTCGGCAAGTGGATGATCGGCCTGGGCGAGTGGATGTTCGGGGTGGACAACGCGTTCAGCTGGCGCATCATCGCCGCCGTGGTGGGCACCCTGTCGATCCTGATGGTCGGCCGCGCCGCGTGGCGGATGTTCCACAACCCCCTGCTGGCCACGGCCGCAGCCACCCTGCTGGCGGCTGACGGTCACCACTTCGTGCACTCGCGCACGGGGCTGCTCGACATCTTCGTCATGTTCTGGGCGCTCGCCGCGTTCTGCCTGCTGCTCATCGACCGTGAGGACGGCCGCAAGCGCCTGGCGGCACGGGTCAACGCGCTGGCACCGACACCCGGCAGTATGCAGTGGGGCCCGGGCCTCGGGATCCGCTGGTGGCGGGTGGCCGCCGGGGTCAGCCTGGGGCTGTGCATCGGGACCAAGTGGTCTGGCCTGTTCTTCCTGGCGGCCTTCGGCCTGATGACCGTCTGGTGGGACATGGGCGCTCGCCGAGCCGCCGGGGCACAGAAGTGGTTCATCGGCTCAGCGGTGCGCGACGGCATACCGGCCTTCCTGCAGACCGTGCCCGTCGCGCTGGTGACCTATCTGGTCAGCTGGGTGGGCTGGTTCGGGACCGACCACGGCTACAAGCGGCAGTGGGCCGCCGACAACCCCGCCCTGGGGCTGGCGTCCCTCGTGCCCGACCCGCTGCGGTCGCTGTGGGCCTACCACCAAGAGATCATGACCTTCCACGTCGGGCTGCACAACGAGCACGCGTGGTCCTCCAACCCGTGGTCCTGGATCGTCCAGGGCCGGCCCACGCTGTTCTACTCCCGGTGGCCAAAACTCGGCGAGGACGGCTGCGGAGCGGCCGACTGCGTCACCTACATCGCCTCCCTGGGCAACCTGTTCATCTGGTGGGGCGCCACCCTGGGGCTGCTCGTCGTGGCCTTCATGTGGTTGATCGGGCGGGACTGGCGGGCCGGGGCCGCGCTGTCCGGGCTGATCGCCGGGTGGCTGCCGTGGTTCATGTATCAGACCCGCACGATCTACAGCTTCTATGCCGTGGCGTTCGTGCCGTGGCTGGTGCTGATCGTCACCTATTGCCTGTCCCTGGCGCTCGGTCGCGCCGAGGACCCGCTGATCCGGCGCCGGTGGGGTGCGGCGATCGTGATCCTCTATGTGACCGCCGCCGTGGCCCTGTTCGTCTGGTACTACCCGGTCTACACCGCCTCGACCATCCCGCGCGATCAGTGGGAGCTGCGCATGTGGTTCGACTTCTGGACCTAG
- a CDS encoding succinate dehydrogenase cytochrome b subunit, with amino-acid sequence MATSTISAGKRPKTSSILLKTVMAVTGLIFVGFILAHMYGNLMIFAGTDSFNEYAHHLREFGTPMLPEKGFLWVMRIVLLASVVLHAASAFMLWGRAGQARTTRYVARKGEWATFVKRSMRWGGVALLIFVVFHILHFTTNTIQIGGDFDNPADRLVASFGEWWAVLLYLLAVAALGMHLLHGIWSAGMTLGLNTSLDMAERLRLVAILVAVVVVVGFALPPVAILLGLIP; translated from the coding sequence GTGGCCACCTCAACAATCTCCGCAGGCAAGCGGCCCAAGACATCGAGCATCCTGCTCAAGACGGTGATGGCCGTCACAGGGTTGATCTTTGTCGGGTTCATCCTTGCCCACATGTACGGCAACCTGATGATCTTTGCCGGCACGGACAGCTTCAATGAGTACGCGCACCACCTGCGCGAGTTCGGCACCCCGATGCTCCCAGAGAAGGGTTTCCTCTGGGTCATGCGCATCGTGCTGCTGGCCAGCGTCGTGCTGCACGCGGCCTCGGCCTTCATGCTGTGGGGCCGTGCCGGTCAGGCCCGCACCACGCGCTATGTCGCGCGCAAGGGTGAGTGGGCGACCTTCGTCAAGCGCTCCATGCGCTGGGGCGGCGTTGCCCTGCTGATCTTCGTGGTCTTCCACATCCTGCACTTCACGACCAACACCATCCAGATCGGTGGCGACTTCGACAACCCGGCCGACCGCCTGGTGGCCAGCTTCGGTGAGTGGTGGGCCGTCCTGCTCTACCTCCTTGCCGTGGCCGCCCTGGGCATGCACCTGCTGCACGGCATCTGGTCAGCGGGCATGACGCTGGGCCTGAACACCAGCCTCGACATGGCCGAGCGCCTGCGGCTCGTGGCCATCCTCGTCGCGGTGGTCGTCGTGGTCGGCTTCGCGCTGCCCCCGGTGGCCATCCTCCTCGGACTGATCCCATGA
- a CDS encoding iron chaperone — translation MTTVVDHDAYIEAAPEAFQPLLTRLRAILARALPEAEEMVAYNMPGFRIGGTVVASYAAFSRQCGLYLLPGAIAEQADEIAAAGLKATKTGITFSPRKPIPDDLVERLAQASSKEAAGG, via the coding sequence ATGACGACGGTCGTTGACCACGACGCCTACATCGAGGCGGCGCCCGAGGCTTTCCAACCATTGCTGACACGGTTGCGCGCGATCTTGGCTCGTGCCCTGCCCGAAGCGGAGGAGATGGTGGCCTACAACATGCCAGGATTCCGGATCGGTGGCACGGTCGTCGCGAGCTATGCAGCGTTCAGCAGGCAGTGCGGGCTGTATCTCCTCCCCGGCGCCATCGCCGAACAGGCAGACGAGATCGCAGCCGCTGGACTGAAGGCGACAAAGACCGGCATCACCTTCTCGCCGCGCAAACCGATCCCGGACGACCTCGTGGAACGGCTGGCACAGGCATCGAGCAAGGAGGCGGCCGGGGGCTGA
- a CDS encoding ornithine carbamoyltransferase has translation MAVDLRGRSLLSLVEESPEEIRHLLDLAADLKAAKRAGTEQRRLAGRNIALIFEKTSTRTRSSFEVAAADQGAATTFLEPKSTQIGHKESIKDTARVLGRMFDAIQYRGSEQSVVEELAAFAGVPVYNGLTDDWHPTQMLADALTMMEHSDKPLEQISYAYLGDARNNMGNSLLLIGAKLGMDVRIGAPRALQPTDELIAQCQAVAEQTGARLTLTEDPLEAVRGTDFVHTDIWVSMGEPAAAWAERIEVLLPFQVNSALMEATGNPDVRFMHCLPAFHDTGTDTARELVGRYPHLADGAEVTDEVFESEASIVFDQAENRMHTIKALMVATLGGTT, from the coding sequence ATGGCAGTTGACCTGCGGGGCCGCAGCCTGCTGAGCCTGGTCGAGGAGAGCCCGGAGGAGATCCGGCACCTGCTGGACCTCGCCGCCGACCTCAAGGCCGCCAAGCGAGCCGGGACCGAGCAGCGTCGCCTCGCGGGCCGCAACATCGCGCTGATCTTTGAGAAGACCTCCACCCGCACCCGGTCCTCCTTCGAGGTGGCTGCCGCTGACCAGGGCGCCGCCACCACCTTCCTGGAGCCCAAGTCCACGCAGATCGGGCACAAGGAGTCCATCAAGGACACCGCACGGGTGCTGGGGCGGATGTTCGACGCGATCCAATACCGCGGCTCCGAGCAGAGTGTCGTCGAGGAGCTTGCTGCATTTGCCGGGGTGCCGGTCTACAACGGCCTCACCGACGACTGGCACCCCACCCAGATGCTGGCCGATGCGCTCACCATGATGGAGCACTCCGACAAGCCGCTGGAGCAGATCTCCTACGCCTACCTCGGCGATGCCCGCAACAACATGGGCAACTCGCTGCTGCTGATCGGCGCCAAGCTCGGCATGGATGTGCGCATCGGGGCGCCGCGGGCCCTGCAGCCGACCGACGAGCTCATCGCACAGTGCCAGGCGGTCGCCGAGCAGACCGGCGCGCGGCTCACGCTCACCGAGGACCCGCTCGAGGCGGTCCGGGGCACCGACTTCGTGCACACCGACATCTGGGTCTCCATGGGGGAGCCCGCGGCTGCCTGGGCCGAGCGCATCGAGGTGCTCCTGCCCTTCCAGGTCAACAGCGCCCTGATGGAGGCGACCGGCAACCCGGACGTCAGGTTCATGCACTGTCTGCCGGCCTTCCACGACACCGGCACGGACACCGCCCGCGAGCTCGTTGGGCGCTATCCGCACCTCGCCGACGGCGCCGAGGTCACCGACGAGGTCTTCGAGTCGGAGGCCAGCATTGTCTTCGACCAGGCCGAGAACCGAATGCACACGATCAAGGCGCTGATGGTCGCCACCCTGGGGGGCACCACATGA
- a CDS encoding PH domain-containing protein — protein MTVPSDTPPSGPAYDLPAPQAVRDQEWHRQSPRMLLVHPVRVLWSMAVPIVIAFIGISRSDGGWSVRLLPVLVILALAAGVIPWFTTHYRFTDTQLQVRKGLLNKSEKTAPLDRVRSVDLESPPLHRVLSLSRAKIGTGVDESRVELDGLATADAAQLREYLLLRGAQGRSPSPAGPTEPGMPQAGPQGAASQSVGPVGLPQEQLLAEIDWSWLRFAPFSLSSLVIVATALGVLFQFGDDFGVLSQDRVTGTYEWVLAQAIIAIVLVGLIVLIVGWLVVSTLNYVIQWWNLRLVRESGGTIRLTRGLLTTTSTTVEEARIRGVQLTEPLLLRAVGGGELSSLATGVGSGGTTKLLPPCPRPVAESVGHSVLGTGEHLVDPTGADDQDAGTGGDGTLDGPLTVGVRSHGDAAHRRLLFQSLWPTLTLTAIVGGLTWWLAWPWWIVGAVFGGTGLLSLLSAELSFRNLGHRLTPEHVVSRSGAFQRQRVVLERAGIIGWVVHQSFFQRRRGLADLLATTAAGPEVVRVSNIPLPWAIELASQTTPNVVDQFRSAREEA, from the coding sequence GTGACGGTGCCCTCGGACACCCCACCCAGCGGTCCGGCATACGACCTCCCGGCGCCGCAGGCCGTCCGGGACCAGGAGTGGCACCGGCAGTCCCCACGGATGCTCCTCGTGCACCCGGTCCGGGTGCTGTGGTCGATGGCCGTCCCCATCGTCATCGCGTTCATCGGGATCAGCCGTTCGGACGGCGGCTGGTCGGTCCGGTTGCTGCCGGTGCTGGTCATCCTCGCGCTCGCGGCCGGTGTGATCCCGTGGTTCACCACGCACTATCGGTTCACCGACACCCAACTGCAGGTGCGCAAGGGTCTGCTCAACAAGTCGGAGAAGACCGCGCCGCTGGACCGGGTGCGCAGCGTGGACCTGGAGTCGCCGCCGCTGCACCGGGTCCTCAGCCTGTCCCGCGCCAAGATCGGCACGGGCGTCGACGAGTCGCGCGTCGAGCTCGACGGGCTGGCCACGGCCGATGCCGCACAGCTGCGCGAATACCTGCTGCTGCGAGGTGCCCAGGGGCGCTCGCCGTCCCCGGCGGGACCGACAGAGCCCGGTATGCCGCAGGCTGGCCCCCAGGGCGCCGCATCGCAGTCCGTGGGTCCGGTGGGTCTGCCCCAGGAGCAGCTGCTGGCCGAGATCGACTGGTCCTGGTTGCGGTTCGCGCCGTTCAGCCTCTCCAGCCTGGTCATCGTGGCCACCGCCCTGGGTGTGCTCTTCCAGTTCGGTGACGACTTCGGGGTCCTGAGCCAGGATCGGGTGACCGGCACCTACGAGTGGGTGCTGGCCCAGGCGATCATCGCGATTGTGCTGGTGGGCCTGATCGTGCTGATCGTCGGCTGGCTCGTGGTCTCGACCCTCAACTATGTGATCCAGTGGTGGAACCTGCGGTTGGTGCGTGAGTCGGGCGGCACGATCCGGCTGACCCGGGGCCTGCTGACGACCACCTCCACGACCGTCGAGGAGGCCCGGATCCGCGGGGTCCAGTTGACCGAGCCGCTGCTGCTGCGGGCCGTCGGCGGGGGCGAGCTGTCCTCGCTGGCCACCGGTGTCGGCTCCGGGGGCACCACCAAGTTGCTGCCTCCCTGCCCGCGCCCGGTGGCCGAGTCGGTCGGGCACAGCGTGCTCGGCACCGGCGAGCACCTCGTCGACCCGACCGGCGCAGACGACCAGGACGCGGGCACGGGCGGTGACGGCACGCTGGACGGGCCCCTGACCGTGGGCGTGCGCAGCCACGGAGATGCTGCGCACCGCCGGCTGCTGTTCCAGAGCCTGTGGCCGACCCTGACCCTGACCGCGATCGTCGGGGGACTGACCTGGTGGCTGGCCTGGCCGTGGTGGATCGTCGGTGCAGTCTTCGGTGGCACCGGTCTGCTCAGCCTCCTCTCGGCCGAGCTGAGCTTCCGCAACCTCGGGCACCGCCTGACACCGGAGCACGTGGTGAGCCGCTCCGGTGCCTTCCAGCGTCAGCGGGTCGTCCTCGAGCGCGCGGGCATCATCGGGTGGGTGGTGCACCAGTCCTTCTTCCAGCGGCGGCGCGGGCTGGCTGACCTGCTCGCCACGACGGCGGCCGGTCCTGAGGTCGTCAGGGTCTCCAACATCCCCCTGCCGTGGGCCATCGAGCTCGCGAGCCAGACCACCCCCAACGTCGTCGACCAGTTCCGGTCGGCCAGAGAGGAGGCGTGA